TGAATTTTGAAATCTCCCTTTGTTTGGTGAGCAATTCCACTTTAACGCTTATAGCATATTTAGTTTGGAACATGAACTAATACACGGCAGAACAAACGAGGGAAATTGAGTTGATAAAGTATCTTTGCATGACATTATTTTTACAGGATTTGCATCTTATTCAGTTTTCTTTATGTATACCATCTAATGGAGATTTCTATTTGTAGTTCTTATGGGCACCTTTTATAATGGGATCAGTCATCCTTGCGGTAATTCAAATCATGAAGCATTTGGTATGGAATTTTATCTACTTATTAAGAATGTTAAATTATCATTAGAATCTTCTTATGATTTTAGCATTTTTTATTAGGGAAAAACAAGGAAGCACTTACGGTTTCTCAGAGTTGCTGGCCCCCTTACAGCAGTGGTTATGGGCACAACTTTGACGAAAGTATTAAATCTATCTTCCATTTCTTTGGTAAGCAtctatgattttaaaaaaagattaggATTCTTTCTAGATCTGTTTGTTACTTTATCCAGATTCAACTCACTTTTATGCAAAtgatgtttataataatatgcTTTAAACTactatcaattttaatttcgttgcaatgctccataaactaaaattgatgtatGTTAATTATGAACAAGGCATAGACAAAAACCTAGTAATTTTAGTGAAAGACTTCCTACATAGATTTGAATTTCATGCTACAATATTGATTTGTGGTATGTAATTGATTTATATTCATGCCCTTGTGCTCTTTACTATGCTGTAAAAACATACAACTGCTAACTCTCGACATATTTGTTagtcttagttatttttaaaGGGATTAGAAACTTCAAATGATATGTTGATAATGAACCAAAGATGCTTATTAAAGTGGTATTGGTTTAGGTTGGAGACATTCCCCAAGGCCTTCCAACGTTTTCTATCCCTAAAAGATTTGAGCACGTGAAGTCGTTGATTCCAACTGCCTTTCTGATCACTGGAGTGGCTATTTTGGTAGGAGTAGTCATTCTTATCCCTCCAAAATTTGGTGCTTACGTTATTATCATGCTTGATGCTCAGTGGTTTCTTTTGGACATTCTCTTTTGTACTTAGGAATCTGTTGGGATTGCGAAAGCATTAGCAGCCAAGAATGGGTACGAGTTAGATTCAAATCAGGAGGTATGCACTTTTGTCCTTTGAAAATGATTCACATGATTTTTGCACCTTGAAACTGTCTGCTTCACCTTGAGACAAGTCAtttctaatttatatatatatatatattgaacagTTATTTGGCCTTGGAGTAGCCAATGTTGTTGGCTCATTTTTTTCTGCATACCCTACAACaggtaaattttctttaatattttctcTTATTCAGCTACTAACCATTGACTCATAATTGGCTAGAAATATATAATGATTTGATATTTCTTTGTTCAATGAATCATCAGCGTGAATACCTTTTCCACTGTTTTTGTAGGTTCTTTCTCAAGATCAGCTGTGAACCATGAAAGCGGAGCAAAAACTAGCTTATCTCAGATTGTTACAGGAATCATTATGGGCGGTGCCCTTCTTTTCTTGACTCCGCTGTTTGAGCACATACCTCAGGTTTATCTCAATTTTCGCATTATAAAAGACATTAACATAACCGGGTGATGGCTTGTACTTGGACCTTGTTATTGTTTGTTCCATTGCGTTTCCTTTTCCTTTTGCAGAGAAGGTCACAATACTAATGCTGCAATCATTGTTTAGTATGTCAAATAGGAGCTAAGAAAACTTAAATGTGAtttgtttataatatatatattgaactctttttaatctttaaagCTTAAACTATGAggttaaaaattagttttatcattttatttcttatttccaTCTTTCATATCCCGTTTTGGACTTGGACTGGACATAATTCATGGATTGTTGTTTCGGAAGGAGGAAATACTGTAGTAAATTTGAGATTCCTATTCTATTTGCACCATAAACACTTAATATATTTGTCTCTTTGAAACCaccattgcattttttttagttaaagaTGCTAACCTTGCTAATTTGTTCTCTGTCATCTTAGTGTTCTTTGGCTGCGATTGTCATCTCTGCTGTAATAACTTTGGTAAGCACCACTGATCTAGCAGATTCTTTTTCTTAGCTAGATCCTCTGATCATGTTAACAAATGATGACTAAATGTACTTATCTAATAAATGAGCTAATTCATGAATAGAGCTCATGGTCATAGTTGATAGATTTTGCTCAAGAAAAGGGTCTAGGAAAAAACTAAGTTTTGTTGTTCAATACTCGTTAGttctttattataatttgacTGATAACTCATGCGAAATTCAATATCTGCGCATTGCAACAAATCATCTTTCCCGGTTTATTTAAATGGGGGAGTCAAGGATGAGTTGACAAACTATTATTATCATATGATGCGCCAGTCAGACAAACTATATAGGGAACATGTTGTCCTGCTTGTTTCGATGAGATTATCGACTATAgaactttattttttcttttgttttcataCGGCTGTCATGCAGCAActgttattcttttttttatttggatgCCTATTGTTTCAGGTGGATTACGAGGAAGCTATTTCTTTGTGGTGTATAGATAAGAAAGATTTTCTTCTTTGGGTGATAACTGCCATTGCTACGTTGTTCCTTGGTATTGAGATCGGTGTCTTAATTGGGGTATGAATTTAAAATCTGTCATCCGATCTAATACAATagttttatttagataattaTTTATCGACTTTTTGTGTGTTCTTATTTATTATGGAAACCGTTGTATCTTAGCTTTCAACTCAAACAAATTCATGATTTTGACCTCTTTAAAGTTCAGAAGTAGCTTTATATTGATAAGAAAACCAACTCGCGTAAAAAAAAGAGTACAAGATTGCTACTACAAGATTGCTACATTAAGAATGGTAGAGCCATTGTCAACACAAAATGaataacaataaaattattacAGAGAAGAGTCGCAACTATTTGCAAGTAACtataaaatatgtaaatatacACCCAAAGAGGAAAAGGAATTGCTTCCAAACATCATTCAGGATCCCTCAACCTGAATAAACTCATAtgtctttttcttaaaaattgctCTACATGATCGCAAAGAAAATTGCTTACCATAACAGTGACTTTTCGCCTAAAAAGTTGAGagaatttcattcattatttaatgGCACTCAAAGATCAACccaaagacacctcaaaagACCACAAGATTGTACACTACGCCCTGATGGGGCACCTATAATAagtacttcaattctattgaCACCTTTTTGCACTTTATCTACCACAGAGATCTTTGTTAACCTTTTCTTTTGACGTTAGTTTTATACTCAGTGTGTATAATGTGGAACTAGAACCTTACTTGTTACACaattattttaactaaaattgaaGTACCTGTTTAAAAATGTCTCCATTAATGATGTTCGACTCTTCTATTGTCTATTCCAAAGAATACCACGAGAAACATGCGGTTGAATGTGAATTTTATTTTGTAGGTGGGTGTTTCACTGGTCTTTGTCATTCACGAATCTGCAAATCCACATATGGGTAAGTGGTTCATCTCTAATGCTTATATGTGAACTTGGCGTGTTGGGTCCCACATTTAAGTCTTACCTCTAATGAAATTAACCTCGTGTGATTGATTTGTATATCTTGTCAAAAAGGTGCATAGTGAATTTCCATCATAGATACTATAAATTCCATAGCAATTATGCTTTCTGTTCTCAAACCAATCAAAACTTGCCATTACAAGGAACTTCTAAAATCGATGATTCATTACTCTCCCCATTTCAACAGCATTCTTATTGgtgtttctatttatttttaatgaataatCAAGCTTTCATtcaggaaaaaaatgaaagaatacaacacgtaaaaaaaaataaagcccACAAAGTAAGAGTGGAGGGATCCTACTTGAAAGGTCTCCAATCAAGCAAGAAAAATGAGAATTACTTCCTACTCCTTGGCCATCGGCCTATTTATTTAATCACTTCTATTTCTGTTGGAAGGATTATATTCTTCTGCGAATAAACTAAACGGAAAACAAAAATTCTATGAGGTATTGAAGTACATGATCCTTAGAAGGAACAAAAGGCTtgtaattaatcaataaaattaaattatcattGTTTACTTTTAATATTCTGAAGTATCCTAATTAGAGAATCCTGAGAGAGTAGAGAATTGGATTAGAAATTGTATTGATGATTTTAAAGAATAAGAAAATACAGCTAAATATCCATAGTAATTCTATGCACAAGCACAAACAACTAAGTAATTGTTCAACTTACTTTATTCCTCTATTTATGacctttttcttttaacaaaCTTGCTAATGACTAACATACGTCTAATACAATTTTATCATATCCTCATACTTCAATGTTAACTCTTTGATTTGTCATTTTACAGCTGTATTGGGGCGTCTCCCTGGCACCACTGTGTATAGAAATGTTCAACAGTATCCTGAAGCATATACCTATAATGGGATTGTGATTGTTCGAATTGATGCACCAATTTATTTTGCAAACACAAGTTACATCAAAGACAGGTGCTTCTTCCACCCATGGGCTTATTAGTTTGGCATACTTGTCCTCACAATCCCATTGAGACCATTTACTTGCctttttattgtttatatttttttccacaGGTTACGTGAATACGAAGTTGAAGTGGATCGATCTACTGGTCGTGGACCGGACGTCGAAAGAGTCTATTTCGTGATTATAGAGATGGCACGTAAGTTTATACATCCTCCCACTTTCGTAGAgttcataaaatatatatagttgaaATGAACACCACTTGTTTTTATGCTTTTGTTGGTATGGTCATACAGTTACTTTTGTGTGGAATGTGTAATGCTATGTAGACGGAGAGAGTGCTTATGGCCAATAAGCACTCCCCGCTCAAAATCATCATGTTTGAAATCTTTTGTTAGAAAAGCCTTATAGCTTGCTTGTGGTTTTCAAAATGCTTGTGAATGAAGCACTTAAAAATACCTTTCAAAAGTGTATAGAACCAAGCCATGAAAGCAACTTAACGTAATACATTCTTGCTGAGTGGCTTATAATCAGCTTAGTTTGCTTATTAAATCCACTTTGAAACATGCCTAAATCTATTCGCTTcttcatttatgaaatttttagtCTTAGTTATTAATCTTAGTTTCTATTTTTCCAATGTGTTTTCTATCTTGGCAGCTGTTACTTATATAGATTCAAGTGCTGTCCAAGCTCTAAAAGATCTGTATCAAGAGTACAAACTTCGTGATATTCAGGTAGTTATAACTCCATTTCTCTCAATACATTCAATCATTGATTATTTCTCAACTAACAATTTGTTTTGTATATAGATTGCCATTTCCAATCCGAATCGAGACGTTCTGCTTACATTTTCAAGATCTGGCGTCGTCGAACTTATTGGCAAGGAGTGGTTTTTTGTGAGAGTTCATGATGCAGTTCAAGTTTGTCTTCAACATGTGGAAAACTTAAAAGAAACAGCCAAAATATCAAATTCATCACCTAAAGATGGATCAAGCTTTCTCCAAAGTTTAATGAAGTCCAGAAGTGAGGATTTATCAGTGAGCCAATTAGAGTCGGGCTTCCAAAAATCTCCAAGTTCCAATGAAATCGATCCTCAATTGGAACCTTTACTGTCTCAAAAGCCTTAAAAATGGTTTGGccatatgtaattttttttgatAGAATGCATGGCATAAGAAGGATATCGATTATTGTGTAAAAAGTTGTGCATATGTATGCTTTATTGTCTCAATAATCTTTATATATGTAAATTGATTTGTTGTGATTTTGAGTGAAAGTGCCGTCATAAAAGTTCGGGCCAGCATGAGCATTACTCAGAGGTTTAAATTCTTATATACTATGAAAAATGATTAATCTAACCTTACTAAGAAGTCATTTCGATGTATTTCCTTGCAAGTGAAcccaatttaataatataaatgtaTTTATTATCTAATATAATGTTATCACCAAGTCAATTGTATTTGGCTTATATTCATTTGGTTAAAATCGGAGGTTCAAATTCTTATATACTAAGAAAAATGATTAATCTAGCattattatgaatttatttgGATGTATTCCCTCGCAAGTGAACATGGTTTGATAATATAAATGCATTTGAATGCAATTGGTCATTTATTTGAACACCGATTATAATTTTGAAGGTATATCTGATATAACGTTATAACAGAAAACATCAACTTGACCTCAACTTTTTAAATTCCTAGCCTATATCTATAAGCTCAATTTGGAACTCAAGTTtactaaaacaaaaacaacaataataagaGACTTAAAACATTTCCTTCAacgttttctcttttttctttttataataatcATTTGCAGAGAATGGTTGCAAACTTGTTAatcctttttattattattatttttgcccAACCGATACTAATTTATGTGCTAATTAGTAGTCATAATTGTCCATTGCCATTGCTAGAGATCAAATCTTAATTCTTGAAACACCCATTGGAATTATGAGAGACCATTATTGATAGTGCTACACTATCCACGAGAACATTAGGTATTTGTTGATATGTGCCAACATGTTTTGATAGGTTCATTCATGTCATCTCAAACTACATGTCACAACAATCCCATCAAGCACATACATAATCGATGTATTTTACCTCAATGGAGTCGGCTCTAACAATGAAAAATCTTGTGTCTTTGTGTTTACACTACAATTTGTGCCAATCATATTAATCTATCATTTTGTGACGACAATGGATCAATATAATTGTTGGCTTGCCTTGACCTATGATACCAATCTTCCATCAACGTGAATTGATATTGATGTAAATAACGGTAATTCAGATTTATAGATATATCAacgaatatttttaaaaaaaccactGATATCacataaatttgtaaaaatgTTTGGATTTTTTGGTGaaattttataacaaacttATTTAAGCAATAAACTATGACTTTATacaaatcaataattaaaaaccaaatatgATTAGTAATGGAATAATAGACCATCCAAACTCATTCTCTCCATGCTTGAAACAAGTGAATCTGCGTCAACTTGAGTATTACCATTTATGGATCTTGTGAGGTGAGTGCAATAGAAGTCTATTTCAAGACTACTTTTTCTTGTTTTGGTAGTTTCATGGATTTGGTTCTACTGCGGGTGTTCatggttgggttgaaagacacAACTCAATTGTTCggtttgtaaatttcttcaacccaaataatccttattaaaaaatgaacccaactcaacccaatcatgaaatatttaggtttGGTCGGTTCGGGTTAattgggtcatttatttaaatttttgttctaaatagaagcaaaacataaatatgtaaaaatctaatttaattattttcatatattgaattaaaattaacaactcaatttaattttttttctaaagtgcaaagaaattattttaaagagttgttgaagaataaattattaaaaaatattgaaattaaataaaagtaaaattaatatatataaaaataattgtattataagtaacaaaaaaaaatacatattttaaattaataataaattcggtgAGTTACTTTTTactcttttcattttagtgTACACAATACTTAAGGTCTCCCCTTATTTTATTTGttcttctctaatttttttttttaaaaaaacataaatcgaAAAGTACGACATGTATGgtctttttatttaaatttcaagatataaaataaaaaaataaagtatttatattatcaatctcTGGTATGAAACTAGAAGGCCATTGAAAAAAAAGGCTGTTGTTAGAACTGTAAATTTTGGAACCCTCTCTTACTCGGCAACCATTTTGTACTCATCGGAGCACTACGGGCATTGCATGTTTTGCATAAAATACAAGGTAATTTGAGTTCACTGTTCTTAATTGTGCTTTAATTTTTGCTGAAATGTGTAAAGTTTGAGACATATTACTGATGTAAGCTTCGGTAATGTTCGTTCTAATGTGAATTCAACAGATAACTGTTGTGTAAATGCTTTTGGGAATTCGATTCAACAAAATATCGCGATGGCGGACATCTCCAGTAATTTCTGCTTCTCATGCTTTCCACTTCAATGGCTACTTCTCAACCACTTCTCCACTCGAGGTATAGTGCTAATTCTTCCGATATGTTGTAGTTGAATAGTATAAtcttgatcatgatcattctGCACTTATCAGGAACTACGTTTCTTGGCCGAGAGTAACGAAGACACATTTCTACCATGGTTGGAACGAAAAGCAGAGATGAAGATCTCGTCAGTGCTTTCTATTGGGAAATCTTCCATTGGAAGGTACTCACACTTCTTTGACTTCTGCCATTACGTTCCTATGAGGTTTAAACAGTTTAATCCAATATCATTCGTTTGTTAAGCTTAGGTTTCTGTTTGCTTCTGAGACTATACGAGCCGGAGATTGTATTTTAAAGGTTCCTTTCAATGTGGTATAGTGTAAATAACTTCCTGACGAATTTCATAATActgatagaaaatatttaaaatattgatgtaaGGTAACTTTTACTTTGCAGCAAATTTCACCCGATGTTCTTCCTTTACCCATTAAAAATCTTTTAGGCAATGAGATTGGAAATGTTGCCAAGCTTGCTGTTGTAGTTCTTCTTGAACAGAAATTGGGCTCGGTAAGGACTGGGTTAGGTTTGTTATTTTAAAGATGAGAGCTATGTTTGCATTCAACTGTGGTACAAGAAAATCAATtgagtttttcaattttgatatactttttatttttttcatggtAGGGTTCTGAATGGGCGCCTTACATTACCCGACTTCCTCAACCATGGGAGATGCATAACACAGTTAGTATTCTGCCTTGTCCCATGCTAGGAACAATTTCATGTTGCAGGGGttgatatatgaaaatgatcacATGTTTTCTCAGCTTGGTAAATATGAGCAACCATATATATGTTGAGCAAttttgtgtgtttgtgtgtATATTCTTTTTCTAATATTCCTAAACCAAATGAGAATGACTCGTGGAATAAATTCCATCCATAATCCAGCATTCTTGAGATGTGGCAAGACTATAAATTCGGTGGATAAAGTTTTTGCAGTTATTCCATGGATGTTGCGGCAAAGCAACTACAtgctaaaatttataataattatctCTGTTTTGTATGATTTTCCTTATTTGTTTCTTAttaatatgtgtgtgtgtgtatgtatttatgaatgtatgtttgcTGTGTATAGCACACCAAgtcattgatattttattctacTGCATGTCATAAAAGGTCAGATAACATCTCATTCAGATCTGTTTATATTTATTCTATAGCATACCAAGTCAtgaatatatatgtatgtgtgtcTGTCTGTGTATAGCACACGAAgtcattaatattttattctacTGCATGTCTTAAAAGGTTAAATAACATCTCACCAATTCCTTTTACCAAAAACAAGGAAAACATCTTATCAGTTAGTTTCATCATGGCCTTTTTTCCTTTTGGCATGAATTTGGTTGTAGgggtcctttttttttttttttttttttttttttttcttctccccTTTTCATTCAGACCTGTTTCTATTTTAGTAATGAGCTGATGAAATTTTCTAGGCTTTCAATTTCACGATGTTTGACACTCATTTGGAAAAACTCATAGAGAAGAATTTGGCTCTAACTCTTACCTCTTTTGAGTCTTTGCAGATGTTTTGGAATGAAAGTGAGTTGGAGATGATTCGTAACAGCTCTTTGTATGAGGAATCACTTAATCAAAGATCACAGATTGAAAGGGAATTTCTGGCAATCAGGAAAGTATGTGCTTTGCTTCAGCTAAATAATTCTTTTTATTGCTTGGCATTTTGAAATCGGTTGCAATGCTAATTCTATGTTAGTATCCTTATATTCAGAGTTCCTATTCCTTAGTTCAATGATTAACTTTTAGTTTAACTCTGAACTTGATCGAGTTTTTAATATATCCTGATAAAATCAGGTATATCACATCATTAAGTTAAAAATACCTTTATTTTATGGCATGAACTTTGTTGGTCAATTTTAAGATACAGAATTGCAAATTGGCATCCTAGTCTTGGCATCTCGGTATTATATGACTTGTGCAATTCTTTTTTAGACCTTTTTTTACACTAATTTCTTTGTTTacatgtgtgtgtatatatactGTAAGTATATACAAATTACATAGAAAAGAGCATTTTATTAGACTATGTTTACCACAATTTCTAAATCTATTTTTGACTTGAGGTTACTTAGTTTTATTGATTTTCCCTATGTTATTATGCATATATCATATGGTTTCAGGCTCTGGAAACCTTCCCTGAAATTATTGATAGGATCAATTGCGATGATTTTATGCATGCACATGCCCTTGGTAGGTAAATTCAGTTGAGAAGGTTGGTATATCAGTTGTGCTGTTTTCCCCTTCTGATGTTTACATATAGTGAAACAGTTTGAGTTACTATCAGTTTGCAATTCCTTGAAAaattttgttatgaattttcatTGATTTACTATTGATTGTGACAGTTACTTCTAGAGCATGGAGAAGCACAGAGGGTGTCTCTCTGGTATTCTTTTATTAGATGAAGTTACATTTCTTTTCTATTGTACATCAAAAGCTTTTATTTGGTTGCATATGTATTTTGTAAGCTCGAGCAGATTTATTAGTACAAAAAGCTTTTCTTTAGTTGTAtttgtataatttaatatttttgacAGATTCCATTTGCAGATTTTCTAAATCACAATGGCGCTTCAGAAGCAATGGTACTGAATGATTATGACAAACAGCTCTCTGAGGTCCCCTTCTCCCTCTCTGGttgtaaatcatattttctGAAAGTTAAGATATTGTTACTTGAAATTTACTCCAATTGTGGAAGTTCTTTTTCTGTCCATCATGGTATTTTAGTTCTTTTTCTGTCCATCATGGTATTTTAGTTCTTTTTCTGTCCATCATGGTATTTTTCTTACTCTTAGTTGACTTGGCATTATCATGACGTGGATGTTCTAGCTTCGTAGTTATCTCTATCTTCAAATCAACAATTCCTTTTGCAATTGATATCATTAGTTTGTTTTATTGCTTATCTGTTATTACAGGTTTTCTCCCCAACTAAACTTCCCTTTTGACTTTCAAGTTTCTGAATATCTATGCTAGGTCATTGCTGATCGTGATTATGCCCCTGGTGAACAagtaagttttcattttttattttcaacttcaactaaACATACAAGTTTCAGGTGGAGGGGTTTATTTGTTGGTTCACCTTCAGTTTTGCTTCATCAACAACTTCTCATCAGTGATTGTCCACGTTTTTTGGCTATTATCTTTGAACTGGGTGGTAGCATTTCTGTTCATCTTTTTCGGTGTCTCCCTTCTTGTGGGGGCCGATGGATGTGTCATCTGTTGGAGGAAGTTTTACTTTGATTTCGTTTCAATACCTttcttatattaattattaagttATGGTTATATTCTTAAATGATATGAAGTTTAAACAAAACTATAATTTTTTCTGAACCTTGGATATGTACAAACTACATGAATGATTGAAGTCTTAACATATCATCAATCTTTTCTGAACCTTTGACATGTGTACAAGTTTATCATTGTTAGTTACATGATTTGTGAAATCTACTTGTGCGGGAGAAGTTGAAATCCAGATTTCCCATGGATCTACAGATTTCTTTTCTTGAAAGTTTATGGCTTGAGCTTTACATTCATGGTTTGCATATAGTTTTTGTCTGTATGACTCATACATGATATTGTTTTATGTACACGCTTTATCGATTACCTCTGTGCTAATATTTTACGGAATTGCAAGCCAATATAATCCATTTTAATTGATGTAATACTTGACTTTGTTACCCTGTAATTCACTAGGTACTAATAAGGTAT
This DNA window, taken from Benincasa hispida cultivar B227 chromosome 6, ASM972705v1, whole genome shotgun sequence, encodes the following:
- the LOC120079668 gene encoding fructose-bisphosphate aldolase-lysine N-methyltransferase, chloroplastic isoform X4, with the protein product MVGTKSRDEDLVSAFYWEIFHWKLRFLFASETIRAGDCILKVPFNVQISPDVLPLPIKNLLGNEIGNVAKLAVVVLLEQKLGSGSEWAPYITRLPQPWEMHNTMFWNESELEMIRNSSLYEESLNQRSQIEREFLAIRKALETFPEIIDRINCDDFMHAHALVTSRAWRSTEGVSLIPFADFLNHNGASEAMVLNDYDKQLSEVIADRDYAPGEQVLIRYGKYSNATLMLDFGFALPYNIHDQVQVQVKTDKDDPLARIKLEIWLRSCTPGTEYVRGVYSTGNSFTIREVRCATGKGRGLPQSLRAFARILSCSNPQGLYLPLYWLSFLYWHDSDILLVLVYCTELNELSTEAVNGDGRLARIPLKNVNKEVEAHQILLSQFKQLVEEYNASIEALEPVDSPCLCKKLAWRRLMAHHLLTGELRILKSAIAWLEKYCDAI
- the LOC120079668 gene encoding fructose-bisphosphate aldolase-lysine N-methyltransferase, chloroplastic isoform X3; the encoded protein is MLLGIRFNKISRWRTSPVISASHAFHFNGYFSTTSPLEELRFLAESNEDTFLPWLERKAEMKISSVLSIGKSSIGRFLFASETIRAGDCILKVPFNVQISPDVLPLPIKNLLGNEIGNVAKLAVVVLLEQKLGSGSEWAPYITRLPQPWEMHNTMFWNESELEMIRNSSLYEESLNQRSQIEREFLAIRKALETFPEIIDRINCDDFMHAHALVTSRAWRSTEGVSLIPFADFLNHNGASEAMVLNDYDKQLSEVIADRDYAPGEQVLIRYGKYSNATLMLDFGFALPYNIHDQVQVQVKTDKDDPLARIKLEIWLRSCTPGTEYVRGVYSTGNSFTIREVRCATGKGRGLPQSLRAFARILSCSNPQELNELSTEAVNGDGRLARIPLKNVNKEVEAHQILLSQFKQLVEEYNASIEALEPVDSPCLCKKLAWRRLMAHHLLTGELRILKSAIAWLEKYCDAI
- the LOC120080009 gene encoding sulfate transporter 4.1, chloroplastic-like is translated as MEITYSSPSATSLAFSNSALSAMPASSRPVKVIPLQHPTTTSSSTAGGFYAGTMVKSWTTKVKRMTWIHWMELLLPCSRWIRTYKWRENLQSDLLSGITIGIMLVPQAMSYAKLAGLRPIYGLYSGFLPLFVYAIFGSSRQLAVGPVALVSLLVSNVLGGIVNSSEELYTELAILLALMVGILECVMGLLRLGWLIRFISHSVISGFTTASAIVIGLSQVKYFLGYDVSRSSRIVPLIESIIAGADGFLWAPFIMGSVILAVIQIMKHLGKTRKHLRFLRVAGPLTAVVMGTTLTKVLNLSSISLVGDIPQGLPTFSIPKRFEHVKSLIPTAFLITGVAILESVGIAKALAAKNGYELDSNQELFGLGVANVVGSFFSAYPTTGSFSRSAVNHESGAKTSLSQIVTGIIMGGALLFLTPLFEHIPQCSLAAIVISAVITLVDYEEAISLWCIDKKDFLLWVITAIATLFLGIEIGVLIGVGVSLVFVIHESANPHMAVLGRLPGTTVYRNVQQYPEAYTYNGIVIVRIDAPIYFANTSYIKDRLREYEVEVDRSTGRGPDVERVYFVIIEMAPVTYIDSSAVQALKDLYQEYKLRDIQIAISNPNRDVLLTFSRSGVVELIGKEWFFVRVHDAVQVCLQHVENLKETAKISNSSPKDGSSFLQSLMKSRSEDLSVSQLESGFQKSPSSNEIDPQLEPLLSQKP
- the LOC120079668 gene encoding fructose-bisphosphate aldolase-lysine N-methyltransferase, chloroplastic isoform X1, whose product is MLLGIRFNKISRWRTSPVISASHAFHFNGYFSTTSPLEELRFLAESNEDTFLPWLERKAEMKISSVLSIGKSSIGRFLFASETIRAGDCILKVPFNVQISPDVLPLPIKNLLGNEIGNVAKLAVVVLLEQKLGSGSEWAPYITRLPQPWEMHNTMFWNESELEMIRNSSLYEESLNQRSQIEREFLAIRKALETFPEIIDRINCDDFMHAHALVTSRAWRSTEGVSLIPFADFLNHNGASEAMVLNDYDKQLSEVIADRDYAPGEQVLIRYGKYSNATLMLDFGFALPYNIHDQVQVQVKTDKDDPLARIKLEIWLRSCTPGTEYVRGVYSTGNSFTIREVRCATGKGRGLPQSLRAFARILSCSNPQGLYLPLYWLSFLYWHDSDILLVLVYCTELNELSTEAVNGDGRLARIPLKNVNKEVEAHQILLSQFKQLVEEYNASIEALEPVDSPCLCKKLAWRRLMAHHLLTGELRILKSAIAWLEKYCDAI
- the LOC120079668 gene encoding fructose-bisphosphate aldolase-lysine N-methyltransferase, chloroplastic isoform X2 — translated: MLLGIRFNKISRWRTSPVISASHAFHFNGYFSTTSPLEELRFLAESNEDTFLPWLERKAEMKISSVLSIGKSSIGRFLFASETIRAGDCILKQISPDVLPLPIKNLLGNEIGNVAKLAVVVLLEQKLGSGSEWAPYITRLPQPWEMHNTMFWNESELEMIRNSSLYEESLNQRSQIEREFLAIRKALETFPEIIDRINCDDFMHAHALVTSRAWRSTEGVSLIPFADFLNHNGASEAMVLNDYDKQLSEVIADRDYAPGEQVLIRYGKYSNATLMLDFGFALPYNIHDQVQVQVKTDKDDPLARIKLEIWLRSCTPGTEYVRGVYSTGNSFTIREVRCATGKGRGLPQSLRAFARILSCSNPQGLYLPLYWLSFLYWHDSDILLVLVYCTELNELSTEAVNGDGRLARIPLKNVNKEVEAHQILLSQFKQLVEEYNASIEALEPVDSPCLCKKLAWRRLMAHHLLTGELRILKSAIAWLEKYCDAI